The Methylomagnum ishizawai genome has a window encoding:
- a CDS encoding AI-2E family transporter → MNRWLVLALAGGLGGLLYLLAPMLTPFVAGALVAYLADPWVDRLERTGLRRLPAVILVFAGIVLLFVALLLLLLPVLAEQIGGFIDDLPAFFRWLQKHFGVKVRLGNLEQIAATLSAYWQKIGGDAAAVLESLTHSGAVIVSWVLNLALIPVVVFYLLRDWNVMLGHVRGLLPRRWVPGVARLVGEVDGVLSAVFRGQFMVMVALGAIYSLGLWLIGLKQGLLIGLIAGLVSFIPYAGAVAGVTLAAIAALAQSGEFSSVVSVLVVFGIGHLLEGMWLTPWLIGNQIGLHPVAVIFAVLAGGQLFGFLGVLLALPLAAVVMVLLRHIHGLYKDSDWYGTGSTPPPDGE, encoded by the coding sequence ATGAATCGGTGGCTGGTCCTGGCCCTGGCCGGCGGATTGGGCGGTTTGCTCTATCTGCTGGCCCCGATGCTGACGCCCTTCGTGGCCGGGGCCTTGGTGGCCTATCTGGCCGATCCCTGGGTGGACCGGCTGGAGCGGACGGGCTTGCGGCGCTTGCCCGCCGTCATCCTGGTGTTCGCTGGCATCGTCTTGTTGTTCGTGGCGCTGTTGCTGCTGTTGTTGCCGGTATTGGCCGAGCAGATCGGCGGCTTCATCGACGACTTGCCGGCTTTTTTCCGCTGGCTGCAAAAGCACTTCGGGGTGAAGGTGCGGCTGGGCAACCTCGAACAGATCGCCGCCACCCTCAGCGCCTATTGGCAGAAGATCGGCGGCGATGCCGCGGCGGTGCTGGAATCCTTGACCCATTCCGGCGCGGTGATCGTGTCCTGGGTCTTGAACCTCGCCTTGATCCCGGTGGTGGTGTTCTATTTGTTGCGCGACTGGAATGTGATGCTCGGCCATGTCCGTGGCCTGTTGCCCCGGCGCTGGGTACCGGGCGTCGCCCGCTTGGTCGGCGAGGTCGACGGGGTTTTGAGCGCCGTGTTCCGCGGCCAGTTCATGGTGATGGTCGCCCTGGGGGCCATCTACAGCCTCGGCCTGTGGCTGATCGGTTTGAAACAAGGCTTGCTGATCGGCTTGATCGCGGGGCTGGTCAGCTTCATCCCCTATGCCGGGGCGGTGGCCGGCGTGACGCTGGCCGCCATCGCCGCCTTGGCCCAGTCCGGTGAATTTTCGTCGGTGGTTTCGGTGTTGGTCGTGTTCGGCATCGGCCATCTCTTGGAAGGCATGTGGCTCACGCCCTGGCTGATCGGCAACCAGATCGGCCTGCATCCGGTGGCGGTGATCTTCGCCGTGCTGGCGGGCGGGCAGTTGTTCGGATTCCTGGGGGTGCTGCTGGCCTTGCCCTTGGCGGCGGTGGTCATGGTGCTGTTGCGGCATATCCACGGCCTCTACAAGGACAGCGACTGGTACGGGACCGGGTCCACCCCGCCGCCGGATGGGGAATGA
- the fur gene encoding ferric iron uptake transcriptional regulator has translation METQDIRNAGLKVTLPRIKILEMLENQGFSGRHLTAEDVYKSLISEGEEIGLATVYRVLTQFEAAGLVKRHHFEGGNSVFELNRGDHHDHMVCVKCGYVQEFHDHLIEQRQQEIAQHKGFKLTEHSLCLYGVCADCQQKEAVPR, from the coding sequence GTGGAAACCCAAGACATCAGGAACGCGGGACTCAAGGTCACGCTCCCCCGCATCAAAATCCTCGAAATGCTGGAAAACCAGGGTTTTTCCGGCCGGCACCTCACTGCGGAGGACGTATACAAATCCCTCATCAGCGAGGGCGAGGAAATCGGCCTGGCGACGGTCTACCGGGTGTTGACCCAGTTCGAAGCGGCGGGGCTGGTGAAGCGCCACCACTTCGAGGGTGGCAATTCGGTGTTCGAGCTCAACCGCGGCGACCACCACGACCATATGGTTTGCGTCAAATGCGGCTATGTGCAGGAATTCCACGACCACCTGATCGAACAGCGGCAACAGGAAATCGCCCAGCACAAGGGCTTCAAACTGACCGAACACTCGCTGTGCCTGTACGGCGTCTGCGCCGATTGCCAGCAAAAAGAAGCCGTGCCCCGCTGA
- a CDS encoding lipoprotein-releasing ABC transporter permease subunit — MFKPLIFFIGLRYTRAKRRTRFISFIALTSVLGLALGVTALITVLSVMNGFEEELRERILGMASHASISGPGGKLRDWQNLEPLLRQEPRILGWAPYIETQAMLSADRRVSGSLIRGVLPGMEPEVSAVAQRLIQGRLEGLKPGGFGIVLGVELASYLGVVIGDPITVITPEAQGAAGGILPKIKRFTVVGVFQVGMYEFDRNLALIHLDDAAQLHHMEGAVSGLRLKLDDVFHAQQVAHELGPKLGDHYTLADWTLEHGNFFKAVQTEKRVMFIILLLIVAVAAFNIVSTLVMVVTDKRPDIAILRTQGMTPDGVMGIFIVLGSLIGLFGTLLGTVGGVLLALNIDTVVPAIERLLGVQFLSGDVYYITELPSKLLWSDVAVITGIAFLLSVLATLYPARQASRIQPAEALRYE; from the coding sequence ATGTTCAAACCCCTGATCTTCTTCATCGGCCTGCGCTATACCCGGGCCAAGCGGCGCACGCGCTTCATTTCCTTCATCGCCCTGACCTCGGTGCTGGGCCTCGCCCTGGGCGTGACCGCCCTCATCACCGTGCTGTCGGTGATGAACGGCTTCGAGGAGGAATTGCGCGAGCGCATCCTGGGGATGGCTTCCCACGCCTCGATCAGCGGGCCGGGCGGGAAACTGCGCGATTGGCAAAACCTGGAGCCCCTCTTGCGCCAAGAGCCGCGCATCCTGGGCTGGGCCCCCTATATCGAAACCCAGGCCATGCTCAGCGCCGACCGCCGGGTCAGCGGCAGCTTGATCCGCGGCGTCCTGCCCGGAATGGAGCCCGAAGTTTCGGCGGTGGCCCAGCGTTTGATCCAAGGCCGCTTGGAGGGGCTCAAGCCGGGCGGTTTCGGCATCGTGCTGGGGGTGGAACTCGCCAGCTACCTGGGCGTGGTGATCGGCGATCCAATCACCGTCATCACCCCGGAAGCCCAGGGCGCGGCGGGCGGCATCCTGCCGAAGATCAAGCGCTTCACCGTGGTCGGCGTGTTCCAGGTCGGCATGTACGAATTCGACCGCAACCTCGCCCTGATCCATCTGGACGACGCCGCCCAACTCCATCATATGGAAGGCGCGGTATCGGGGCTCCGGCTCAAACTGGACGATGTGTTCCACGCCCAGCAGGTGGCGCACGAACTCGGCCCCAAACTGGGCGATCACTACACCCTCGCCGACTGGACCCTGGAACACGGCAATTTCTTCAAGGCGGTGCAGACCGAAAAGCGGGTGATGTTCATCATCCTGCTGCTGATCGTGGCCGTGGCCGCCTTCAACATCGTGTCCACCCTGGTGATGGTGGTCACCGACAAGCGCCCCGATATCGCCATCCTCCGCACCCAGGGCATGACCCCGGACGGCGTGATGGGCATCTTCATCGTGCTGGGCTCCCTGATCGGCCTGTTCGGGACGCTGCTGGGCACGGTCGGCGGGGTATTGCTGGCCTTGAATATCGATACCGTGGTGCCCGCCATCGAGCGGCTGCTCGGGGTGCAATTCCTGTCGGGCGATGTGTACTACATCACCGAACTGCCTTCCAAGCTGCTGTGGTCGGATGTGGCCGTCATCACCGGCATCGCCTTCCTGCTGTCGGTGCTGGCGACGCTCTATCCGGCCCGGCAAGCCTCGCGCATCCAACCGGCGGAAGCGCTGCGCTATGAATAA
- a CDS encoding RnfH family protein yields MKIEVAYAKPDIQLILDLELPDGATAEQAIRASGMLARFPEIDLAVNAVGIFGKTCALDQPLKPGDRVEIYRPLPADPKEARRGRAVKK; encoded by the coding sequence ATGAAGATCGAAGTCGCCTACGCCAAGCCCGACATCCAGCTGATCCTCGATCTGGAACTCCCGGACGGCGCGACGGCGGAACAGGCCATCCGCGCCTCCGGGATGCTGGCGCGGTTCCCGGAAATCGATCTCGCGGTGAACGCGGTCGGAATCTTCGGCAAGACCTGCGCCCTGGACCAGCCCTTGAAACCCGGCGACCGGGTGGAAATCTACCGGCCCCTGCCCGCCGATCCCAAGGAGGCGCGGCGGGGCCGGGCCGTCAAGAAATAA
- a CDS encoding lipoprotein-releasing ABC transporter permease subunit translates to MFKPLSVYIGLRYTRAQRRNSFISFIALTSALGTALGVAALITVLSVMNGFEAEIKERILGMTAHASISGLGGELRDWQSLEEPLRKEPKVLGWAPYIEAQTLLNSDTQVSGITLRGILPDYEPRVSEAASRLIEGRLDALRAGGFGILLGEELAKHLGAKLGDKIAVITPEVVATPAGVMPRLKRFTVVGIFRVGMYEYDRNLALIHLDDAARLLRMDDTVSGLRLKLDDVLYARQVARDLGPKLPQQYLITDWTRAHANFFRAIQSQKEMMFIILFLIVAVAAFNIVSTLVMTVTDKRADIAILRTQGMTPGTVMGIFMVLGTVIGFAGTLLGGIGGVVLALNVETLLPAIEQAFGLKFISAEVYYLSELPSKLVWADVYQVTGVAFLLSILATIYPAWQASRVAPAEELRYE, encoded by the coding sequence ATGTTCAAACCCCTGAGCGTCTACATCGGCCTGCGCTACACCCGCGCCCAGCGCCGCAATAGCTTCATCTCGTTCATCGCCCTGACCTCGGCCCTGGGCACCGCATTGGGCGTGGCCGCGCTGATCACGGTGCTGTCGGTGATGAACGGCTTCGAGGCCGAAATCAAGGAACGCATCCTCGGCATGACCGCCCACGCCTCCATCAGCGGCCTGGGCGGCGAACTGCGCGACTGGCAATCCTTGGAAGAACCTTTGCGCAAGGAACCCAAGGTCCTCGGCTGGGCCCCCTATATCGAAGCCCAGACCCTGCTGAATTCGGACACCCAGGTCAGCGGGATCACCTTGCGCGGCATCCTGCCGGACTACGAGCCACGGGTCTCGGAAGCCGCCAGCCGTTTGATAGAAGGCCGATTGGACGCGCTGCGGGCGGGCGGTTTCGGCATCCTCCTGGGCGAGGAACTCGCCAAGCACCTGGGCGCGAAGCTGGGCGACAAGATCGCCGTCATCACCCCCGAAGTGGTCGCCACGCCTGCCGGAGTCATGCCTAGGCTCAAGCGCTTCACCGTGGTCGGCATCTTCCGGGTCGGCATGTACGAATACGACCGCAACCTCGCCCTGATCCACCTGGACGATGCCGCCCGCCTGCTGCGGATGGACGACACCGTGTCGGGACTCCGGCTCAAGCTCGACGATGTGCTGTACGCCCGCCAAGTCGCCCGCGACCTCGGCCCCAAACTGCCCCAGCAATACCTCATCACCGACTGGACCCGCGCCCACGCCAATTTCTTCCGCGCCATCCAGAGCCAGAAGGAAATGATGTTCATCATCCTGTTCCTGATCGTGGCCGTGGCCGCCTTCAACATCGTGTCCACCCTGGTGATGACCGTCACCGACAAACGGGCCGATATCGCCATCCTCCGCACCCAGGGCATGACGCCGGGCACGGTCATGGGCATCTTCATGGTGCTGGGCACCGTGATCGGCTTCGCGGGCACCTTGCTCGGCGGCATCGGCGGCGTGGTCCTGGCCCTCAACGTGGAAACCCTCCTACCCGCCATCGAGCAGGCGTTCGGACTCAAGTTCATCTCGGCGGAGGTGTATTACCTGAGCGAACTGCCATCCAAGCTGGTCTGGGCCGATGTGTACCAGGTGACGGGCGTGGCCTTCCTACTTTCCATCCTGGCGACGATCTATCCTGCCTGGCAGGCCTCCCGCGTCGCCCCCGCCGAGGAATTGCGTTATGAATGA
- a CDS encoding outer membrane protein assembly factor BamE, whose protein sequence is MTGCSFNWLPGIYRLDIHQGNVVSQEMVDQLRPGMTKRQVAFIMGAPLLTDPFHDERWDYLYSNQPGNEPRVQKHISLAFDKDEELKGLAGDFRPGNLPSIEMSKDTTVNIPRIEREKTLWQKIKGVFGSED, encoded by the coding sequence TTGACCGGATGCTCGTTCAATTGGTTGCCCGGCATCTACCGGCTGGACATACACCAAGGCAACGTGGTTTCCCAGGAAATGGTCGATCAACTGCGCCCCGGCATGACCAAGCGGCAAGTGGCCTTCATCATGGGCGCTCCCCTGTTGACCGATCCCTTCCACGACGAGCGCTGGGATTACCTCTATTCCAACCAACCCGGCAACGAACCCAGGGTGCAAAAGCATATCAGCCTGGCGTTCGACAAGGACGAGGAACTGAAGGGTTTGGCGGGCGATTTCCGGCCCGGAAACCTGCCTTCCATCGAGATGAGCAAGGACACCACGGTCAACATCCCCCGCATCGAGCGCGAAAAGACCCTGTGGCAGAAGATCAAGGGCGTGTTCGGCAGCGAGGATTGA
- a CDS encoding group II truncated hemoglobin, which produces MNPPPAVTPYVLLGGETAVRELVERFYGHMDRLPEAQGIRAMHAPDLTGAKNKLFKFLSGWFGGPDLFMEEFGHPRLRMRHFPFAIGPAERDQWMLCMVRALDDMAIEANLREALLAAFARTADHMINRE; this is translated from the coding sequence ATGAATCCGCCTCCCGCCGTCACCCCCTATGTCCTGCTGGGCGGAGAAACCGCCGTCCGGGAATTGGTCGAGCGTTTCTACGGCCATATGGACCGCCTGCCCGAAGCCCAGGGCATCCGCGCCATGCACGCCCCCGACCTGACGGGGGCCAAGAACAAGCTGTTCAAATTCCTGTCGGGCTGGTTCGGCGGCCCGGATTTGTTCATGGAGGAATTCGGCCATCCCCGGCTCAGGATGCGCCATTTCCCCTTCGCCATCGGCCCGGCGGAACGCGACCAGTGGATGCTGTGCATGGTCCGGGCGCTGGACGATATGGCTATCGAAGCCAACTTGCGGGAAGCCCTGCTCGCGGCGTTCGCCCGCACCGCCGACCATATGATCAACCGCGAATAG
- the smpB gene encoding SsrA-binding protein SmpB — translation MAAKKNKDSSGNSTIAHNRQATHEYFIEERYEAGLALQGWEVKSLRAGRAQLKESYVVLKSGEAWLLGSHVSPLNSASTHVNPDPTRTRKLLLHRAELSKLIGHVERKGYTLIPLAMYWKKGRAKLEIGLAKGKKLHDKRATEKERDWQREKQRVMKNG, via the coding sequence ATGGCCGCAAAAAAGAACAAGGATTCGTCCGGGAACTCCACCATCGCCCATAACCGGCAAGCCACCCATGAATATTTCATCGAAGAGCGCTACGAGGCCGGCCTGGCTTTGCAGGGCTGGGAAGTGAAGAGCCTCCGGGCGGGCCGCGCCCAACTCAAGGAGAGCTATGTGGTGTTGAAAAGCGGCGAGGCTTGGCTCCTGGGCTCGCATGTGTCGCCGCTGAATTCGGCGTCCACCCACGTCAATCCCGATCCCACCCGCACCCGGAAACTCTTGCTGCACCGGGCCGAACTCAGCAAACTCATCGGCCATGTCGAACGCAAGGGTTATACTTTGATACCCTTGGCGATGTACTGGAAAAAGGGCCGGGCCAAGCTGGAAATCGGCCTCGCCAAGGGTAAGAAATTGCACGACAAGCGGGCCACCGAGAAAGAGCGCGATTGGCAGCGCGAAAAGCAGCGGGTCATGAAGAACGGCTGA
- a CDS encoding sodium-dependent transporter encodes MTEQRFLHGQWSSRMAFILAASGSAIGLGNIWKFPYLAGDNGGGAFVIVYLLCVVAIGIPLMIAETMIGRRGRQSPINTMLTLAEEAKASRHWHYAGWLGVVAGFLILSYYSVIAGWSMAYILKVGGGFLNNADAQTVQAAFLDLKAAPDIQAIWHTAFMAGTLLIVSRGINEGLERATRIMMPGLLAMLVLLDIYAMTTGGFGQGLAFLFEPDFSKLSGESILVAMGQAFFSLGLGMGSIMVYGSYLPGHVSIARASIIVATADTAVALMAGIAIFPIVFANHLEPGMGPGLIFETLPIAFGQMPGGSWFGLVFFLLVFFAAITSAIALIEPAVAYLSENLGLNRTAASWWSGAVCWLLGLGTVFSFSGGESGTDRNFFEWVDFLTADVMLPIGGILVAVFASWVIKREVSEAELGIGVAYAWWRALARYVAPGAVALVFLHAIGVL; translated from the coding sequence ATGACGGAACAACGTTTTCTGCACGGCCAATGGTCCTCGCGCATGGCCTTCATCCTGGCGGCCAGCGGCTCGGCCATCGGCCTCGGCAATATCTGGAAATTCCCCTATCTGGCGGGCGACAACGGCGGCGGGGCGTTCGTCATCGTCTACCTGCTGTGCGTGGTCGCCATCGGCATCCCGCTCATGATCGCCGAAACCATGATAGGGCGGCGCGGACGGCAAAGCCCCATCAACACCATGCTGACCCTGGCCGAGGAAGCGAAGGCCAGCCGCCATTGGCATTACGCGGGCTGGCTGGGCGTGGTGGCCGGATTCCTGATCCTGTCGTATTACTCGGTGATCGCGGGCTGGTCCATGGCCTATATCCTCAAGGTCGGCGGCGGCTTCCTGAACAACGCCGACGCCCAGACCGTGCAGGCCGCGTTCCTGGACCTCAAGGCCGCGCCCGACATCCAGGCGATCTGGCATACCGCCTTCATGGCCGGCACCCTGCTCATCGTCAGCCGGGGCATCAACGAGGGTTTGGAACGCGCCACCCGCATCATGATGCCGGGCTTGTTGGCGATGCTGGTCCTGCTCGATATTTACGCCATGACCACGGGCGGTTTCGGGCAAGGCCTGGCCTTCCTGTTCGAGCCGGATTTCAGCAAGCTGAGCGGGGAAAGCATACTGGTCGCCATGGGCCAAGCCTTCTTCTCGCTGGGGCTGGGAATGGGTTCGATCATGGTCTATGGCTCCTACCTGCCGGGCCATGTGTCCATCGCCCGCGCCTCGATCATCGTCGCCACCGCCGATACCGCCGTGGCGCTGATGGCCGGCATCGCCATCTTCCCCATCGTGTTCGCCAACCATCTGGAACCCGGCATGGGTCCGGGCCTGATCTTCGAAACCCTCCCCATCGCCTTCGGCCAAATGCCGGGCGGCTCCTGGTTCGGACTGGTGTTCTTCCTGCTGGTGTTCTTCGCCGCCATCACCTCGGCCATCGCCTTGATCGAACCCGCCGTGGCCTATCTTTCGGAAAACCTGGGATTGAACCGGACGGCGGCGTCCTGGTGGAGCGGCGCGGTCTGTTGGCTGCTAGGGCTGGGGACGGTGTTCTCGTTCAGCGGCGGGGAGAGCGGCACCGATAGGAATTTCTTCGAGTGGGTCGATTTCCTGACCGCCGACGTGATGCTGCCCATCGGCGGGATTCTGGTGGCGGTGTTCGCCAGTTGGGTGATCAAACGGGAAGTCAGCGAAGCCGAGTTGGGGATAGGCGTGGCCTACGCCTGGTGGCGGGCGCTGGCGCGGTATGTGGCCCCCGGCGCGGTGGCCCTGGTGTTCCTCCACGCCATCGGCGTGCTGTAG
- a CDS encoding D-alanyl-D-alanine carboxypeptidase family protein, with protein sequence MPQVAVLRRLIPGLFWAVLSLPTAALAGPYAALVADVDTEQVLYEHNADELRHPASLTKMMTLYLVFEALSQGRLFSDTLFRASRFAVLRPPSRLGLRVGDTLSVEEGILGLVTRSANDAASTIAEGMAGSETAFAAAMTDKARQLGMSRTVYRNASGLPDPNQVTTAWDMFRLGKALNKRFPQYYTYFSTPVFYYQGHSFQNHNHLMETYAGMDGIKTGFINASGFNLVASAQRNGHRLIGVVFGGPSAKRRDALMRELLDDGFAQLEGADPRLHVVEFDRPSAPALMAAETATPVPRAHTAHHPAHHATAAAHTAHHPAQPLRLADASTATHRTASKAEAPAAKKTHASASKAKAEPAPACHKSKCAHH encoded by the coding sequence ATGCCTCAGGTTGCCGTTTTGCGCCGTTTGATCCCCGGTCTGTTCTGGGCCGTCCTGTCCCTGCCCACCGCCGCCCTGGCCGGACCCTATGCCGCCCTGGTGGCGGATGTCGATACCGAACAAGTGCTTTACGAACACAATGCCGACGAATTGCGCCATCCCGCCTCCCTGACCAAGATGATGACGCTGTACTTGGTGTTCGAGGCTTTGTCGCAGGGGCGCTTGTTCTCGGACACTTTGTTCCGCGCCTCCCGTTTCGCCGTGCTGCGGCCGCCTTCCCGGTTGGGGCTGAGGGTGGGCGATACCTTGAGCGTGGAGGAGGGCATCCTGGGACTCGTCACCCGCTCGGCCAACGACGCCGCCAGCACCATCGCCGAGGGCATGGCCGGGTCGGAAACGGCGTTCGCGGCGGCGATGACCGACAAGGCCCGCCAACTCGGCATGAGCCGCACCGTCTACCGCAACGCCTCGGGCCTGCCCGATCCCAACCAAGTCACCACGGCCTGGGATATGTTCCGGCTGGGCAAGGCGCTCAACAAACGATTCCCGCAGTACTACACCTATTTCTCGACCCCGGTGTTCTATTACCAGGGCCATAGCTTCCAGAACCACAACCATCTGATGGAAACCTACGCCGGGATGGATGGCATCAAAACCGGCTTCATCAACGCTTCCGGGTTCAATCTGGTGGCTTCCGCCCAGCGCAACGGCCATCGCTTGATCGGCGTGGTGTTCGGCGGTCCCAGCGCCAAGCGCCGCGACGCCTTGATGCGGGAATTGCTGGACGATGGTTTCGCCCAGTTGGAAGGCGCGGACCCCCGCTTGCATGTGGTGGAATTCGACCGGCCTTCGGCCCCGGCGCTGATGGCCGCCGAAACCGCCACGCCGGTCCCGCGCGCCCACACCGCCCACCATCCGGCGCACCATGCCACGGCGGCAGCGCACACCGCGCACCATCCAGCCCAGCCGCTGCGCTTGGCCGATGCCTCGACCGCCACCCATCGCACGGCCAGCAAGGCCGAAGCCCCGGCGGCGAAGAAAACCCACGCCTCCGCAAGCAAGGCCAAGGCCGAACCCGCGCCCGCCTGCCATAAATCCAAGTGCGCCCACCATTGA
- the fnr gene encoding fumarate/nitrate reduction transcriptional regulator Fnr encodes MSAAPLYDIKNKLQVTCQNCSLTSLCIPRGLAREDIEQISRIVNRKKTLQRGEHLFHKGDKFRGILAIKGGTAKTTTYDSQGNEYVTGFWLPGELLGFDALAGDRHKYSAIALETLSYCELPADQLDELCQRVPNLLRELFRHASARLDGETEQAILNKQPAEERVAAFLLNLSDRLKERGFSAVEFRLSLNRQEIGNFLGLALETVSRTLRGFQDEGLIAVQHKDVHILDLEGLRTVCSHRD; translated from the coding sequence GTGAGCGCAGCACCTTTATACGACATCAAAAACAAATTGCAGGTCACCTGCCAAAATTGCAGCCTGACCTCCCTTTGCATACCACGCGGCCTAGCGCGGGAGGATATCGAACAAATCAGCCGCATCGTCAACCGCAAGAAAACCCTGCAACGGGGCGAACACCTTTTCCATAAAGGCGATAAGTTCCGGGGCATCCTCGCCATCAAGGGCGGCACCGCCAAAACCACCACCTACGACAGCCAGGGCAACGAATATGTCACCGGGTTCTGGCTGCCGGGGGAATTGCTGGGCTTCGACGCCCTGGCCGGGGACCGGCATAAATACTCGGCCATCGCCCTGGAAACCCTGAGCTATTGCGAACTTCCCGCCGACCAGTTGGACGAACTGTGCCAGCGGGTGCCCAACCTCCTGCGGGAATTGTTCCGCCACGCCAGCGCCCGGCTGGACGGCGAGACCGAACAGGCCATCCTCAACAAACAGCCCGCCGAGGAACGGGTCGCCGCCTTCCTGTTGAACCTCTCGGACCGGCTGAAGGAACGGGGCTTCTCGGCGGTCGAATTCCGCCTGAGCCTGAACCGGCAGGAAATCGGCAATTTCCTGGGGCTGGCGCTGGAAACCGTGAGCCGGACCCTGCGCGGCTTCCAGGACGAGGGCTTGATCGCCGTGCAGCATAAGGACGTGCATATCCTCGACCTCGAAGGCTTGCGCACGGTCTGTTCCCACCGCGATTGA
- a CDS encoding ATPase yields MKMTPGEFSDWDAKRITLLGMSGVGKTTLADKLPKKTWFHYSGDYRIGTRYLNEPISDNIKRQAMEVPFLRELLRSDSIYIRSNITVDNLVPVSTFLGKLGDPAKGGLSLEEFKRRQALHRDAEIRAMRDVPEFIRKVESIYGYRNFINDAGGSVCELDDPDTLEILAEHTLILYIRTTPELEHMLIERARNDPKPLYYRESFLDEQLPVFMAENGYASIDRIPPDQFVSWVFPKLFHSRLPRYQAIADRYGYTVDAGAIAEVETEADFLALLRDALGR; encoded by the coding sequence ATGAAAATGACGCCTGGGGAATTTTCGGACTGGGATGCCAAGCGGATCACCCTTTTGGGGATGTCCGGGGTCGGCAAAACCACGCTGGCCGATAAGCTTCCCAAAAAAACCTGGTTCCATTATTCCGGCGATTACCGGATCGGTACCCGTTATCTCAACGAGCCGATTTCCGATAATATCAAGCGCCAAGCCATGGAAGTGCCGTTCCTGCGGGAATTGTTGCGCTCCGATTCGATTTATATCCGCAGCAATATCACCGTGGATAATCTGGTCCCGGTGTCCACCTTCCTGGGGAAGTTGGGCGATCCGGCCAAGGGCGGGTTATCCCTGGAGGAGTTCAAGCGCCGCCAAGCCCTGCACCGCGATGCCGAAATCAGGGCCATGCGCGATGTGCCGGAATTCATCCGCAAGGTGGAATCCATTTATGGCTACCGTAATTTCATCAACGATGCCGGCGGCAGCGTGTGCGAACTCGACGACCCGGATACCTTGGAAATCCTGGCCGAGCATACTTTGATCCTATATATCCGCACCACGCCTGAGTTGGAGCATATGTTGATCGAACGCGCCCGCAATGATCCAAAGCCCTTGTATTACCGGGAAAGTTTTCTGGACGAGCAATTACCCGTATTCATGGCGGAAAACGGCTATGCCAGCATCGACCGGATTCCCCCTGACCAATTCGTGAGCTGGGTATTCCCCAAACTGTTCCATTCGCGCCTGCCGCGTTATCAAGCCATCGCCGACCGCTATGGCTATACCGTCGATGCCGGCGCAATCGCCGAGGTGGAAACCGAGGCCGATTTCCTGGCTTTGCTGCGGGACGCCTTGGGCCGTTAA